In Candidatus Nitronauta litoralis, one DNA window encodes the following:
- a CDS encoding DNA internalization-related competence protein ComEC/Rec2 — MSLPLLPWFLAYFAGVLLSNPQEESLFPYALAACALVVAVWVKLHRSRFRVLHLFLLALLFTLGWVNVQSRNSSLPADHIWNYLQHDKRARVEGVIVDRPKQFPDKTRLLVSIRKINYGDGWFPISGTGQINLYGDPVDLKWGDRVRFPPIRLKRPLNFRNPGRFDFEKFMESEGVDVMGGTSQRKSLQVLGQEPLSRMDAALLTLRDHMSDLLKQSLSSDNRAMINGLLFGEKSGMSDEVLEAYKVTGMGHLLAVSGLHIGFVALIFLWVTNKVLFSLMWRFKREWAQLGYSQKGAAGGALLAVLFYMVLVGPKVSSIRAGILVMAILIVLWINRERQILNTLLLAAFLILIWNPGAVYQLSFQLSFSAVLSIVLALKWVAEPTDDPLERIGEIAWYKRWTVNDVPTKGWGNKLVDIIAASAFISLAAYIGTFPVMLCQFHHISLVSPLINILLVPLASIVIPACLMVLFLGILVPALSIALLTPLGWLAGLFIQVPVWVAKLPEMSVYLPSPPWPWLFGYVIFFAGMGYRFFLKRREARGKKLSVFGALYAPLGLGLLGLLLLAGLVAPRLLHSKTPQLHVWLLDVGQGESIFIEFPNGKNMLLDGGGFFKGALDVGARVVGSFLWSRGIGEIDYLGATHSDQDHIDGVESLVEKMKVEHFLNRRDGMSDRRFSALVSEVVVRGIPLVEFGPEHPLKIGEVVIKNLHPTEAYYRNESRVKKDRLNNDQSWVVMLEYRQFRILLTGDITEKAEQWLMGQGTDLRAQVLKSPHHGSKTSSSSEFLQEVAAQDVLISSGFANYFHHPHKRVLKRYRQAGARVWNTAQRGALHLSTDGQNYKIETHEHLSHW; from the coding sequence GCTTGCGCCCTGGTGGTGGCTGTCTGGGTAAAACTTCATCGATCCCGTTTTCGTGTTTTACACCTGTTTCTTTTGGCGCTTTTGTTCACTTTGGGATGGGTTAATGTTCAGTCCCGCAACTCGTCCCTTCCTGCCGACCACATCTGGAACTACCTGCAACATGATAAGCGTGCACGGGTTGAAGGTGTAATAGTTGATCGTCCCAAACAATTTCCTGACAAAACCCGCCTTCTGGTTTCCATTCGAAAAATAAATTATGGAGATGGATGGTTTCCGATTTCAGGTACGGGGCAGATCAACTTATATGGTGACCCTGTAGATTTAAAGTGGGGTGATCGCGTGCGGTTTCCTCCGATTCGTTTAAAGCGGCCACTTAATTTTCGTAATCCCGGACGTTTCGACTTTGAAAAATTCATGGAATCTGAAGGGGTTGATGTTATGGGGGGCACCTCGCAAAGGAAAAGTCTTCAGGTTCTGGGCCAGGAACCGCTTTCACGGATGGATGCAGCCCTCTTGACGTTGAGAGACCACATGTCTGACCTCCTTAAGCAGAGTCTGTCGTCTGATAATCGAGCCATGATCAATGGTTTGTTGTTCGGGGAAAAGTCGGGTATGTCTGATGAAGTGCTGGAAGCCTATAAGGTAACCGGCATGGGGCATTTGCTTGCAGTGTCAGGGTTACATATCGGTTTTGTTGCCCTGATTTTCCTGTGGGTCACTAACAAGGTTCTTTTCTCCCTGATGTGGCGGTTCAAAAGAGAGTGGGCTCAACTAGGGTATTCCCAAAAGGGCGCGGCTGGCGGAGCCTTGCTTGCGGTGTTGTTTTATATGGTGCTGGTTGGTCCCAAAGTATCGTCCATTCGGGCTGGTATTCTGGTGATGGCAATTTTGATTGTTTTATGGATTAACCGAGAAAGACAAATATTAAACACCCTCCTGCTGGCGGCTTTTCTGATTTTAATCTGGAACCCCGGAGCGGTTTACCAATTGAGCTTTCAATTGTCGTTTTCTGCTGTTCTCTCGATTGTACTCGCGCTCAAATGGGTAGCGGAGCCTACCGATGATCCATTGGAAAGGATTGGAGAAATTGCCTGGTACAAACGATGGACAGTAAACGATGTTCCGACAAAGGGATGGGGCAATAAACTGGTAGATATCATTGCTGCCTCAGCTTTTATTTCTTTAGCTGCTTATATCGGAACTTTTCCTGTAATGTTGTGTCAATTTCATCATATCAGTCTTGTTTCACCTTTAATAAATATCCTGCTCGTTCCGCTTGCATCGATTGTGATTCCCGCTTGCCTGATGGTTTTATTTTTGGGGATTTTAGTTCCTGCTCTTTCTATTGCCTTGCTCACACCATTAGGGTGGCTGGCAGGATTGTTCATTCAGGTTCCGGTCTGGGTGGCGAAACTCCCGGAGATGTCGGTGTATCTTCCTTCTCCCCCCTGGCCATGGCTCTTTGGCTACGTGATTTTTTTCGCGGGAATGGGCTACCGGTTTTTCCTGAAGCGCCGTGAAGCCAGGGGAAAAAAGTTGTCGGTTTTCGGTGCGCTTTACGCTCCATTAGGGCTTGGGTTGCTCGGTCTGTTATTGTTAGCCGGGTTGGTGGCTCCACGTTTACTTCATTCCAAAACCCCCCAGCTTCATGTCTGGCTTCTGGATGTCGGACAGGGTGAGTCGATTTTCATCGAGTTTCCCAATGGAAAAAATATGCTTCTCGATGGCGGTGGTTTTTTTAAGGGAGCCTTGGATGTAGGTGCCCGGGTGGTGGGTTCTTTCCTCTGGAGTCGGGGAATAGGAGAAATTGACTATCTCGGAGCTACACACAGTGATCAGGATCACATTGATGGAGTGGAATCACTTGTAGAAAAAATGAAGGTTGAGCATTTCCTCAATCGGCGTGACGGAATGAGTGACCGGCGGTTTTCGGCTTTGGTTTCCGAGGTGGTGGTCCGGGGAATCCCCCTGGTAGAATTCGGGCCGGAGCACCCACTGAAAATTGGCGAAGTGGTGATCAAAAACCTGCACCCCACTGAGGCTTATTACCGGAACGAAAGCAGGGTAAAAAAAGATCGGCTCAATAATGATCAATCCTGGGTGGTGATGTTGGAGTACAGGCAGTTTAGAATATTGCTTACAGGCGATATTACAGAAAAGGCCGAGCAATGGCTGATGGGGCAGGGTACGGATCTTCGTGCGCAGGTGTTGAAGTCTCCCCATCATGGTAGCAAAACCTCGAGTTCATCAGAATTTTTACAGGAAGTCGCAGCGCAGGATGTTTTGATTTCCTCCGGTTTTGCAAACTATTTTCACCATCCGCATAAAAGGGTGTTGAAGCGTTATCGGCAGGCAGGAGCCAGGGTATGGAATACGGCTCAGAGGGGGGCTTTGCATTTATCTACTGATGGTCAGAACTACAAAATTGAAACACATGAGCATTTATCTCATTGGTAA
- a CDS encoding N-formylglutamate amidohydrolase translates to MKLPLLISIPHGGTKIPEEVSRQVHLSPKDLFEDSDSFTREIYGIKEDVLTLVETDIARAFIDLSRDITDRPPENPDGIVKTKTCHGHSIYSSAAFPDEATLKILVQKYYDPYHKMIEDTFKGATEIQLALDCHTMEPIGPAISPDTGKERPSICLGNNFGKSCPDKWVQNLSKCFQKSFNLDEGEITINEPFAGGYITRKYGNNPLPWVQIEMNRKMYLSSPWFDKNNRSVAPDRLKDLRESFREGLELFFS, encoded by the coding sequence ATGAAACTACCCCTGTTGATATCTATTCCCCATGGCGGGACAAAAATCCCTGAAGAGGTATCCCGTCAGGTACACCTTTCACCAAAAGACTTATTTGAGGATAGCGACTCATTTACCCGCGAAATTTACGGAATTAAAGAGGATGTTTTGACCCTGGTGGAAACAGACATTGCCAGAGCTTTTATTGATTTGAGTCGCGATATTACTGACCGTCCCCCTGAAAATCCCGACGGCATTGTAAAAACAAAAACCTGCCATGGCCATTCCATTTATTCCTCTGCCGCTTTTCCCGACGAAGCCACATTAAAAATTCTGGTTCAAAAATATTACGACCCCTACCACAAAATGATCGAGGACACTTTTAAGGGTGCAACTGAAATTCAACTGGCTTTGGATTGTCACACGATGGAGCCCATAGGCCCTGCCATTTCTCCTGATACAGGAAAAGAAAGGCCCTCCATCTGCCTTGGAAATAATTTTGGAAAAAGCTGCCCCGATAAATGGGTGCAAAATCTGTCCAAATGTTTTCAAAAAAGTTTCAACCTGGATGAAGGGGAGATAACGATAAACGAACCTTTCGCAGGCGGATACATCACCAGAAAATACGGGAACAACCCCCTTCCCTGGGTTCAAATTGAAATGAACCGCAAAATGTATCTATCCTCCCCATGGTTTGATAAAAACAACCGGTCGGTGGCTCCAGACCGCCTGAAAGATTTAAGAGAATCATTCAGGGAAGGGTTGGAGCTATTCTTTTCCTGA